The genomic region CAGGGGATGTGCGCTGGTGCTGGCAGCGCTTCTGGTCAGTGGCTGTGCTTCGGTGCCTTCGCCCGAGTCGCGCAATGCCACGGCCAACGAACTGGCCCGCAGTCATCACTGGCAAGCCCAGCAGATCGACAGCCAGCCCTTCTCGCTCAGGGCCTTCAGGCCGGAGCAATTCGGCGATGGCTCACGCCTGACGATCTACCTCGAAGGCGACGGCTTCGCCTGGGTCACCGCCAGCCAGCCCTCGACCGATCCGACTCCCATCGACCCGGTAGCCCTGCGCCTGGCACTCGCCCAGCCAAACGGCAACGCGGCCTACCTCGGCCGCCCTTGCCAATACCTGAAATCAGCCGCCTGCAGTCGCGACTACTGGACCGACGCGCGCTTCGCCGTCGAAGTGGTCGCCAGCCTCGACCGAGCCGTCGATACCCTCAAGCAACAGGCCCACGCCCAGACGCTGCAACTGGTCGGCTACTCCGGGGGTGCCGCCATCGCCCTGCTACTGGCGGCCCGTCGCGATGACATCGACAGCGTCATTACCGTCGCCGGCAACCTCGACCACCAGGCCTGGACCCGTTTCCATCGCGTACAACCGCTGACCCGCTCGCTCAACCCCGGCGATTTCGGTCCAGCCCTGAGCCACCTCAGGCAAGTGCACCTGGTAGGGGCCGACGATCCGGTCATTCCGCCAGAGTTGACCCGGCAGTTCGTCGCCGAACACCCGAGCCAACCCGCCGCCCAGATTCAGGTCATGCCCGGCTACAACCATCATTGCTGTTGGGCAGAGCACTGGGCTGAGCTGTGGCCTACGCTCGACAGCAAAACACTCCTTCCCTAACGCACCAGTGACGGGCGGGCTTCCCCTTAGAGGGCGCAACGCGTCCTTCTCAACGCCCCACCAGCCTCATGTAGCCATTCCCGCCGATCAACCCTCCACAAAAAAACTCCGCCCCCCATGCTTGAGCAATTCAAGCAGGCTCTGCGCCGCCGGGGACAGGTAGCCGCCTTCACGCACGGCAGCGACCAGGGTGCGCTTCATCGTGGTTTCCTTGAGCGGCACCTCACGCAGGTGCATGGCCCCGCGCACGTCTTCCAAGGTATTGCGCGCCAGGAAGCTCAGCAACCGGGTCTGGCCAATCAACGGGGGCAACAGGGAAATGGTATTGGTCTCGATCTGCACCGACGGCAGCGGCAGGTCACGGGCCAGAAACACGCTGTCGATCCAGCGCCGGGAAGAAACGCCCGCCGCCGGCAGCACCCAGCGGTAGCGTCCCAGTTCGCTCAGGCGGATCGGGCCGTCGAAGATCGGGTGGTTGCGGCTGGCGACCACCACGGCCTCGTCATCGAACAACGGGTGGGCCAGCAACTGCGGATCGTCGTCGAACTGCGGGCAGATCACCACGTCCAGTCGCCCGGCACGCAGGGACTCGCGCAGCATGTTGTCCTGACCGATCACCAGGTTCAGGGTGATCTCTGGCGCGCGTTCGAGCAAGGTCGCAGTCAGTTGCGGCAGCAGGTACTCGGCCATGCTCGAGGCACAACCCAGGCGGATATTGCCCAACACGCCGCTGGCGAAATCGCGCACCTCACGATGGGTTTCGGCAATGTTCTGCTGCAGTTGCCGAGCCCGCTGCTGCAACAGCACGCCCACCGGGGTCAGTTTGATACGCCGGCCCTCGCGCTCGAACAGCTTGGTACCGAACGACTCCTCAAGACGCTGGATGCTCTTGGTCAGTGCCGGCTGGCTGCGATTGAGCTTTTGCGCGGCGCGCCCCAGGTGTCCGAGTTCGGCGATGGTTTCGAAATAGGTGAGGTCGCGCAGGTCCATGATTGATCAACCAAAGTTATAGGTTCATGACAATTAGAAACTGGACTTGATCAATTGCGCTATCAATAATTGATCCATCGCGTCGATCTCAGCGCCCTGCAACAGGAGCGTCCGACGCTCTGGAGGGAGTTTTGTCTGACTCATCACGTTTTTCCCTGGGCCACTGGCCACGCCCGCTGCAATGGCTGGCCCTGATTCTTCTCGCAGGCAGTACCGGCCAACTGCTCAAGTACGCCGACCTGCCCGCCGGGCAATTCATCGGCCCGATGCTGGTGGCGATCGGTTTTGGCGTCAGCGGCGCCCGCATCCGCATCCATCGGCAGGCCTTCCGCCTGGGCCAGGGCTGCATTGGTTTGCTGGCGGCCCATTCGATGACCCTGGCTGTACTCGAGGCCATGGTCGACTCCTGGCACCTGATGCTGTTCGCCACGGTCCTGACGGTGGTCCTGAGTTCCATGGTCGGACTGGCGATGGTTCGCTTCGGCGGCATCCAGGCCAGTACTGCGGCCTGGGGCACCTCCCCTGGCGCAGCGTCGGCAATGGTCGCGATGGCCGATGACTTCGGTGCCGACGGTCGGGTCGTGGCAACCATGCAATACGTGCGGGTAGTTTGCGTGGTGGTGATCGGCGCCCTGGTCAGCCATGTGCTCGAAGCGCCGGCCAGTGGTAGCGCACAGCACGCCGCAGCCGCCACACAGCACGGCCTGGATCTGTTCAACCTGGGACTGACGCTGGCGACCGCGGCCATCGGCGTCTTGCTGGGTGCCCGCCTACCGGCAGGGGCCTTGCTGATGCCGTTGCTGATCGGCAGCGTGCTGCAACTGTGCGGCCTGCTGCCTATCACCCTGCCCGCCTGGCTGCTGGCAACGGCTTATGGCGCCATCGGTTGCTACGTCGGCCTGCGCTTCGATCGCCCCACCGTGCTCTACGTCTGGAAGCGCCTGCCGGCGATGATCCTCAGCGCAATCAGCCTGATCGCCCTGTGCGCCGCCTCGGCCTGGCTCCTGGCGAAGTGGCTGGGCCTGGACTTCCTCTCGGTCTACCTGGCGACCAGCCCCGGCGGCCTCGATACCATGGCGATCATCGCCGTCGACACCCACTCCGACGTCGGCCTGGTGTTGGCAATGCAGACCCTGCGCCTGCTGGCGGTGATCTGCACTGGCGCGTTCTTCGCCCGCCTGGTGATCCGCTTCGCCCGCCAGGGCTGATACCCGCCCACCGTGGGGCGTCAAATGCCCCACGGTCACCCGCAACCCGCCCCACATGAAATAACACCGCTTAACCGTTCATTTGACGTTTTTTTCTCATATGCCACTCTACATTCCCGCCCGAACAAATATGCGAATGATTCCTATTTTTTAATTGGAGCGGCGAATGGGCTGTCGTTGTCCCGCGCCCGCTCTCCGGCACTTCCCAAAAAGACCGCAGGAGCTTGCACCCCATGATTTCCCGTTTCCCTTCGCTGTTCAAAGTAACCCTGCTGGCCACCGCCCTGTTCGGCGCCGGCTCTGCCTACGCGGCCCCCAGTGCCGAGGGTATCGTGGTCTACAACGCCCAGCATGAAAGCCTGACCAAGTCATGGGTCGAGGGTTTCACCAAGGAGACCGGGATCAAGGTGACCCTGCGCAACGGCGACGACACCGAGATGGGCAACCAACTGGTGCAGGAAGGCGACAAGTCGCCAGCCGACGTGTTCCTGACCGAAAACTCGCCAGCCATGGTGCTGGTCGACAACGCCAAGCTGTTCGCCCCGGTCGCGCCCACCACCCTGGAACAGGTCGGCGCAGCCTACCGCCCGGCGCACGGCAACTGGGTCGGCATCGCCGCTCGTTCCACCGTATTCGTCTACAACAAGGACAAACTGAGCCCCGCGCAACTGCCCAAGTCGCTGCTCGACCTGGCCAAGCCTGAATGGAAGGGCCGCTGGGCCGCTTCGCCAGCCGGTGCCGACTTCCAGGCCATCGTCGCCGCCGTGCTGGAACTCAAGGGCGAAGCCGCCACCCTCGACTGGCTGAAAGCGATGAAGGCCAACGCCTCGATCTATCGCGGTAACAGCGCGGTGCTCAAGGCGGTCAATGCCGGCCAGGTGGAAAGCGGCGTGATCTACCACTACTACAGCTTTGGCGACCAGGCCAAGACCGGCGAAAACAGCAAGAACACCTCGCTGTACTACTTCAAGCACCAGGATCCAGGTGCCTTCGTCAGCCTCTCCGGTGGCGGCGTACTCAAGTCCAGCAAACATCAGGAAGAAGCCCAGGCGTTCCTCAAGTGGATCACCGGCAAAGGCGGCCAGGCGGTTCTGCGCGACGGCAATTCGTTCGAGTACGCAGTCGGCATCGGTGCCGAGTCCAACGCGAAGCTGGTGCCACTCAAGGACCTCGACGCACCAAAGGTCGATGCCTCGAAGCTCGACAGCAAGAAGGCCGTGGCACTGATGACTCAGGCCGGAATCCTGTAATTGATCACAGAGTCCACTCCGCCTCTGGAACCCGCCGCAGTCGCTCACGCGCCTGCGGCGCTTTCGCCTGAGCGAACCAGAAAACTATTCCGGCGGCAGAGCAATCCGTGGATCATCGGCTTGTCGCTGCTGCTTTCCCTACTGGCGTTGCTGCCCATCGCCTTCGTGATGCTCTCTGCCTGGCAGACCGGCTGGAGCACCCTGCAAGCACTGGTATGGCGCCCCCGCGTGGCGGAACTCGCCATCAACACCCTGCTGCTGACCCTCATCACCCTGCCCTTGTGCGTGATGCTGGGGCTGGCACTGGCCTGGCTGACCGAGCGTACCGACCTGCCCGGTCGCCGACTCTGGTCACTGCTGGCCACCGCGCCGCTGGCAGTACCGGCATTCGTCCACAGCTACGCCTGGGTCAGCCTGGTGCCGTCGATCCATGGCCTGGGGGCCGGGGTGCTGGTCTCGGTGATCGCCTATTTCCCGTTCCTCTACCTGCCCATCGCCGCCACCCTGCGACGCCTGGACCCGGCCATCGAGGACGTCGGCGAATCACTGGGGCTCAAACCCTGGGCGGTGTTCGTGCGTATCGTGTTGCCGCAACTGCGCTTGGCGATCTGCGGTGGTTCGCTGCTGGTGGGCCTGCATCTGCTGGCAGAATACGGGCTCTACGCGATGATCCGTTTCGACACGTTCACCACGGCGATCTTCGACCAGTTCAAATCCACCTTCAGCGGCCCGGCGGCCCATACCCTGGCCGGTTTGCTCGCGCTGTGCTGCCTGGGGCTGTTGACCGTCGAATCGGCAGCCCGGGGCAAAGCCCGCTATGCCCGGGTCGGCTCCGGTACGGCCCGCCAGCAACGGACGGTACAGCTTGGTACTGGCGGCAAGCTGCTGGGCCTGAGCCTCCCCCTGCTCAGCAGCGCGCTGGCCCTCGGGGTGCCGCTGATGACCCTGGGCAACTGGCTGATCGCCGGTGGCTGGGAGGTCTGGCAGGCAGATGAACTGTGGCCGGCCCTGCAACAGACGCTGCTGCTCGGCATCGCCGGTGCGCTGTTGACCACCTGCGCCGCCGTGCCCGTGGCCTGGCTGTCGATCCGCTCGCCCGGTCGGCTGCATCGTCTGCTGGAGAGCTGCAACTACATCACCAGTTCGTTACCCGGCATCGTCGTCGCCTTGGCGCTGGTCACGGTCACCATCAACTTCGCCCGGCCGATCTACCAGACCTCCTTCACCGTACTGCTCGCCTACCTGCTGATGTTCATGCCCAGGGCACTGGTCAGCCTTCGGGCCGGCATCGCCCAGGCGCCGGTGGAGCTGGAGAACATCGCCCAGAGCCTGGGCCGTTCGCCGGCTCAGGCCCTCTGGCTGATCACCCTGCGCCTCGCCGCACCGGGGGCTGCCGCCGGTGCAGCGCTGGTGTTCCTGGCCGTGGTCAACGAACTGACCGCGACCCTGCTGCTAGCGCCCAATGGTACGCGCACCCTGGCCACCGGTTTCTGGGCATTGACCAGCGAAATCGACTACGCCGGGGCCGCGCCCTATGCGCTGATCATGATCCTGTTGTCGCTGCCGCTGACCGGGCTTCTCTACCATCAATCGAAACGCACGGCGGGCCGATGAACGCTCTGGAACTCAACTCCCTCTACAAGTCCTTCGGCGCACAGTCGGCCCTGGAGAACATCAACCTGTCGATCGCCACCGGCAGCCGCACGGCGATTGTCGGCCCTTCGGGCTCGGGCAAAACCACCCTGCTGCGGATGATCGCCGGCTTCGAGTTCCCCGATGCCGGCAGCATCCTGCTCGACGGCCAGCCGCTGGTGGACGCCAATACCGCAATCCCCGCCCACCAGCGGCTGATCGGCTATGTACCGCAGGATGGCGCGTTGTTCCCACATATGACGGTGGCCGAGAACATCGGCTTCGGACTCGTTGGCAGGCCTGGCGAGAAACAGCCACGTATCGCCGAACTGATGAACAGCGTCGCGCTGGATGCACAGATGGCGAAACGTTGGCCCCATGAGCTGTCTGGCGGCCAGCAGCAGCGGGTCGCCCTGGCTCGGGCCCTGGCCCAACGCCCACGACTGATGCTGCTCGACGAGCCCTTCTCGGCCCTCGACACCGGGTTGCGCGCGGCCATGCGCAAGATGGTCGCCCGCCTGCTCTCGGAGGCTGGCGTCACCACCATCCTGGTGACCCACGACCAGGCCGAGGCGCTGTCGTTTGCCGATCAACTGGCGGTCATGCGCCAGGGCCGACTGGTACAGGCCGGGGCGCCGATGGATCTCTATCTACGCCCGGTCGACGAGGACACGGCCGCGTTTCTCGGTGATGCCGTGATTCTTCCCGCGCAGATCGATAACGGCTGGGCGGAGTGTGAACTGGGACGGATTGCGGTCAACGACCAAGGCATTCATGGCCCGGCACGGATCATGTTGCGCCCCGAGCAACTGCAGTTGGCCGCACTCGGTACGGGGGACGTCGACGGCTGCCCAGCAGTGGTGACCGACCGCGATTTCGGCGGCAACACCTGCACCTTGACCGTGCAACTGAGCAGCGCAGAAAAACGTCCGCTGCTGGTTCGCAGCAGCGGCATGCTGGCACCGAGGGTCGGCAGCCAGGTACAGGTGTCGACCCTCGGTCATGCCCACGTGCTGGCTTAGCAGCTCAGCACGCCAGGCTTCGTCCGGGTCGGACGGGCCCAGGAGGCGATCAGACGTTCCGGAGTGCCACAGACCTTGCGTTTCAGCACGAAGTTGCGGCACTTGCCGGCGAAGCCGTTGCGGTCCTGGACCATGTCCTGCTGCATCTGCGCCAGTTCCAGGTCGCGGCAATACTCCATGGCGTCCAGGTCCGGCGCCTGCTTGTTCTCACGAGCCCTGTGCGGCTCGTCGACCAGGCGCTGGGCCTCGCCCATCAACCATTCGCCAAAGGCTTGCGGGCAACGTGGACCGATCCCCTGGAGCATGCCCATCGCCAGCGCCTGGGTGGTGCTCAGCGGCAGGCATTGCTGGGTCAGTTGCAACGCCAGGTCGCTGCCTACCGCACGCGGCAGGCTGTAGGTCCAGTATTCGGAGCCGTAGAGCCCCATGGTCTTGTAGTGCGGGTTGAGCACGATACCGTCGCGGGCCAGCACCACGTCCGCCGCCAGCGCCAACATCACCCCGCCCGCCCCGGCACTGCCGGTCAGGCCACTGATCACCAGTTGCCGGGCACTGAGCAGCTCGCGGCAGACATCATTGATGGCGCGGATATTGGCCCAGGCCTCCAGCCCCGGCACTGCGGCCGCCTGAATGACGTTCAGGTGCACGCCGTTGGAGAAACTGCCGGGCCCACCCCGAAATACCAGGACCTTGGTGTCCTGCGCCCTGGCCCAGCGCAGCGCACTCACCAGCCGACGGCACTGTTCGGTGCTCATCGCTCCATTGTAGAAGTCGAAGGTCAGCTCACCGACATCACCGACTTCGCGGTAACAGATCGGCTGGTACGCTTCCTGGCATTGCCGATGGGTGCTGATCGACCAGTCCAGGGTTGGCACCTGATCGAGACGCCCGGCCAGTACATGACGCGCAGGACGCTTGAAGGTTTCCTCGCCCGCCGCGGGCTTGCGGCGCAAGGCGCCGATCCACAGGCTGTGATCGCCGGTGGCGACCAGCACCGCGTCATCGTGCACTGCCAGCAGTTGCCCCGGCGTTCCGCAGCGGCTGTCCAGATGCGCGTCATAGAGGTAGAACTGTTCGCCCTGAAGCGTGGCGAGAACGCCGGGCTGGCCATCGGCTGCGTCGATACGGCGTTTGATGAACTCGGCACCGTCATGCCAACTGAAGCTGCGGTCACTCTGCTTCATGTTCGGCTGCAGATGTCCGCGTACCTCTGGCGAGTCGTAATTCAGCGGCGTCGGCTCGAAGTCGGTACCGAATTTGGCCACCACTTCATGGATGCAGGCCAAGGCCGCATCGGCCACCGGGCCGTTGTACAACTGCGATTTGCGCACCTGGGCGGGCATCTCGAACTCACGGGTCGCCCAGATCGCGCCGCTGTCCATCTCCTCGGCCGCCTGCATGGCGGTCACGCCCCAGTATGAGAGCTTGCGGCTGATGGCCCAGTCCAGCGCGCTGGCGCCACGGTCACCGACAATCCCCGGATGGATGATCACCACCGGGCGTTCGGCATTGCGCCACAACTGTGCGGGAACACGATCCTTGAGAAACGGACAGATGACCAACTGTGCACCGCTGTCCTCGATCTGTCGGCAGACTTCCTCTTCGCTGCTGAACAGCACCACGCTGGGCTCGTGCCCGGCTTCACGCAACGACAGCCAGGCACGCTGGGTGAGACCGTTGAACGCAGTGGACAGCAGAATGATCTTCAGTGAGCGCATGATTTACCTCCTCCTTGAGCATGTACCGGGCCCATTGCTGCGGCGAGCAATCCCTGGCCCGGTTGGAGTGGCTACAGTAGCGCGGTGTGAGGAGCCAGCCTTGACCGAGGTCAAGGCTGTGACCTGCCTCAGCGATGGCGAGCGCGCGCCTCGCTGGCGGTATGGCCGAAGAAATCACGGAAACAGCGGCTGAAGTGCGCCGAGCTGACAAAGCCGCAGGCGGTGGCGATGTTGATCACCGACTCGTTGGTCTGCAACAGCAATTGCCGGCCACGGGTCAGGCGCAGTTCCAGGTAGTAACGCTTGGGCGAACTCTGCATGAACTGCTGGAACAGCCGGTCGACCTGACGCCGCGACAGGTTGACGTAGGCGGCCAGTTGATCGAGTTCCAACGGGTCTTCGATGTTGTTTTCCATCAGGTCGAGCAGACTTTGCAGGGCCACCGGCAGGCGCGGATCACGCGAGACCCGGGCCAGCGGCATGTTGTCGGTCTGCTCGCTGCGGTCGCAACTGAGGATCGCCTCGATCCCCCTGACGAGTTCGTCACCCTGCTGGGCACGAATCACGTTGAGGATCAGGCCCAGGGCGCTGTTGGCGCCGGCACAGCTGATCAGCCCCTCATCGACCACGTAGGGTTGTGGCAACAGCCGGACCGTCGGACAGATTTCCATCAGGCCGGCACGGTTCTCCGGGTGCACGGTGCAGGAACGGCCGTCCAGCAGACCGGCATGGGCCAGCTGGAAACAGCCATTCCAGAGACTGCCCAATTGCATCGATGCCCGCGCGCACTGGCGCAGTTTTTCCACCAGCTTCTTGCCGGCCGGTTGCAATGGGCTGCGTAGACCACCGCAAACGATAAGCAGGTCGGCGCCATCGGGGCGCAAGGCGTCGATGTAGTCATCGGCGGCGATGCAAATGCCCAGGTCGCAGGCAATCTGCAGTTGATCGATACCGAAGGTTTTCACCTCGTACAGCGGCGCATGTCCCAGCAGATTGGCCGTGACCAGCCCATCCAGGGCCCCGGTGAAGGCCATCATCGAGAAGTTGTCGAGCAGCACGAAGGCGATCCGCCGGGGCGCTGGCGTAACCGCGCCCTGGCCCGACTCGTTCAGGTAGGCGAGGTTCAGGGTCTTGAGGCTGCGACTGAACTGGCGGTGCCCCGCCGGCGGTGATTCGGACATGCGTGATGATGCTCAAGGAAAACCAGGGGCTGGCGGGCATGAGAATATCGCGTTCGCGCAGTGTCATCAAAACTGTTCACAAGGCCGCGTCACGGTTTCCTTTGACAGCCACGGCGGCTGGGAAAACAATGTTCGGCGGCACACGCGTGGTAAGAACAGCAACGTGCTGCCTTTCGGAGAGGGTATGAACAAGCTACTGCCGATCCTGTCGGGCCTGGCAATCGGCCTGATGCTGAGCGGTTTCCCCCAGGTATCGCTCGCAGCGACACTCAAGCTGGACGACTACACCCGGGACAGGATCAACCAGATCGAGTCGCGGCTGATCCAAGAGCGCCACGACGACCCAGGCCAGCGCATCGACGAGATATCTGCCAGTTTCCTCGGCACGCCTTACGTGCCGCACATGCTGGTGGGGTCGGCGACGTCGGCGGAAAAGCTGGTGATCGACTTTCGCGGCCTGGACTGCTTCACCTACCTGGATTACGTCGAGGCATTGCGCAAGTCCGACAGCCTGCCGCGCTTTATTGCGAATGTGATCAACACCCGTTACGAACACGGCGACGTCAGCTACCTCAGCCGCCGGCATTTCTTCACCGACTGGGCCCATGCCACACCGCTCAATGCCCGCGACATAACCCGTGAAACCAGCCCGGACGCGACAACGGTCACCAAGCTTCTCAAGACACCGGCCGCCGGCAACTCAAGCGCCGAAGTGACCCGGGCCATCAGCTACATTCCCAGCCGATTCGTCGACGACACGGTCATCGCTCGCCTGCACACCGGCGACTACATTGGCATCTACACGCCCACCGAAGGCCTGGACGTGACCCACACCGGCATCTTCATCATGACCGACAAGGGCCCCGTACTGCGCAACGCTTCGGCCCAATCGAGCCACTATCAGGTCATCGACTCGCCGTTCCTCGCCTATGTGAAGAAAACCCCGGGCATCGTGGTACTGCGGGCACTCTAAGGTCCTGGCCCGCAGCCGCTCCCTCTCGAAAGCCGTCGTTACATATATCGCGAAATACCTGTGACAAGGCCGTAATCCCGTGTCCGTCTAACCTTGAGTCTGTCGACAGGGAGTGTCAGCGGGAAGCTGCCACACGTCGACAATTCCCCTAAAACCTAAACGGATAGGTTAATCTCAAATCATGGTAACGACAGCGCGATTCGACGATGTCCGGGTAGTGATCTATTCAAACGACCACAGGCCCTGCCACGTGCATGTCATGAACTGGGAGCACGAAGCGGTGTTCCACCTACGCTGCCCCGAGGGCCCTGCGCAACTGCGGAGCAATGACGGTTTTTCCTCGCGCAGGCTCAAGCTCCTGTGTGCACTACTGAACGAAGACCTGGCCTATCAATGCCAACAGTGGAAGGAGATCCACGGTGACTTTTACTGAACTTGAATTCAAGCAGGCAAATGCTCCTCAACCCAAGGTGCCTCGCGCGCAAGAGGCCCATTACGATCCGGCCAGCGATTGCGTCGTGATCCGCCTCGATTCCGGGGTGAGCCTGTCATTCCCGCCACGGCTGGCCCAGGGGCTGGCCGACGCCAAGCCTGCGCAACTGGCGCAGATCGACATCAGCCCGAGCGGCCAGGGGCTGCACTTTCCGGCCCTGGATGTCGACCTGCACCTGCCTGCGCTGATCCACGGCGTACTGGGCAGCGCTTCGTGGATGGCCGGCCAGTTGGGCAAGAAAGGCGGCTCGCGCTCGACCGAGGCCAAGTCCCGGGCGGCTCGCGAGAACGGCAAGCTGGGCGGCCGGCCGCGCAAACGTCCCGCTCTCTGAATCAGGCCCAGGCGCCTCAGCTCGTCACCAGGAAGGGAAAACAAAACGTTTTTTGTATACCATATCCTTTCCATCCCCCACGAATGACCGCGCCGTGACCCTGACCAAATTCAACCTGCCGGACCTGGGCAACGCGCCCTCCACGTCGGAGATCATCACCCGATACCTGCGCGATGCGATCATCGCCGGCAGCTTTGCCGAGGACGAACCGATTCGTCAGGACGAAATAGCCCGTCAGTTCAACGTCAGCAAGATCCCCGTGCGCGAGGCGCTCAAGCGGCTGGAGGCCGAAGGGCTGGTGATGTTCCAGCGCAACCGGGGGGCGATGGTCACGCGTCTCTCCGAGCTGGAACTGGCGCAGATGTTCGAGGTGCGCATGCTGCTCGAAGACAAGGTGTTGCGCCTGGCCATCCCGAACATGACCGAGAGCACCTTTGCCAAGGCCGAGCGCATCTGCCAGGAGTTCGTCGGCGAGAACGACGTCGGCCGCTGGGCCGAGCTCAACTGGGAACTGCACGCCTGCCTCTACGAACCGGCGCAGCGGCCGTTCCTGGTCGGGCTGATCCGTTCGGTCAACGACAAGCTGGAACGCTACCTGCGCATGCAGATGAGCCTTTCAGCCGGTAAGGAACGCGCCGATCACGAACACCGGGACATCATCGACGCCTGCCGCAGCCGTGATGTGGAACGCGCGGTAAAACTGCTCGACGAGCATATCGCCGGCGTCTGCGCGACCCTGCTCGAGCACCTGCCACGCTCACACTGAAATAGCCCGCACTGTGCCGATTTCGTCATGAGGGTCCGATAAAAGCATCAAGCCGGACAGCCCCCGCGCAGGCCACTCTGCGAACTCCCTCATTCGACAATGGCCTGCCATGAAACGTATCAGCGTGATCGACTCTCATACCGGCGGCGAACCCACCCGCCTGGTGACCGCCGGTTTCCCCGAGCTGGGACACGGCAGCATGGCCGAGCGCCGCCAGCGCCTGGCCGAGCAATACGATGCCTGGCGGGCCGCCTGCGTGCTCGAACCGCGCGGCAGCGATGTGCTGGTCGGCGCCCTGCTCTGCGAGCCGGTAGACCCACAGGCCTGTGCCGGCGTGATCTTCTTCAACAACACCGGCTACCTCGGCATGTGCGGCCACGGCACCATCGGCCTGGTGGCGTCCCTGGCGCATCTGGGCAGGATCGGTCCGGGTACCCACGCCATCGAAACCCCCGTCGGCACGGTGCATGCCACCCTGCATGAAGATCGCTCGGTCAGCGTACGCAACGTACCGTCCTATCGCTACCGCCGGGCAGTGGCCCTGGAAGTGCAAGGCGTCGGCGAGGTGGTCGGCGATATCGCCTGGGGCGGTAACTGGTTCTTTCTGATCGCCGAGCACGGCCTGGATGTTGCCAGCGACAACCTCGACGCACTGACCGCCTACAGCTTCGCGGTGCAGCAGGCGCTGGAACAGCAAGGCATCCGGGGCGAGGACGGCGGCCTGGTCGACCATATCGAGCTGTTCGCCGACGATGCCCGGGCCGACAGCCGCAATTTCGTCCTCTGCCCCGGCAAGGCCTACGACCGCTCGCCCTGCGGCACCGGCACCAGCGCCAAGCTGGCGTGCCTGGCGGCGGATGGCAAACTGCAGCCGGGACAGATCTGGCGCCAGGCCAGTGTCATTGGCAGCGAATTCGAAGGTTCCTACGAGACCGAAGACCAACGCATTGTGCCGACCATCCGCGGACGCGCGTATATCAGCGCCGAAGCGACGCTGATCCTCGAACAGGACGACCCGTTCGCCTGGGGCATTCGCCTGTGAACGAAGGCACGGTGGCCAACGTGATCGTGATCGGCGCCGGCATCGTCGGCGCAGCCTGCGCCCAGGCCCTGGCCCGCCGTGGTCTCGACGTGCTGGTACTCGATGCCGGCCTGCCCAATGCCACGGCGGCGGGCATGGGCCACCTGCTGGTGCTCGACGACAACCCGGCGGAGCTGGCACTGAGCCAATACTCGGTCCAGCGCTGGCGTGAGCATGCCCCCGACCTGCC from Pseudomonas asplenii harbors:
- a CDS encoding hydrogenase maturation protein — its product is MRSLKIILLSTAFNGLTQRAWLSLREAGHEPSVVLFSSEEEVCRQIEDSGAQLVICPFLKDRVPAQLWRNAERPVVIIHPGIVGDRGASALDWAISRKLSYWGVTAMQAAEEMDSGAIWATREFEMPAQVRKSQLYNGPVADAALACIHEVVAKFGTDFEPTPLNYDSPEVRGHLQPNMKQSDRSFSWHDGAEFIKRRIDAADGQPGVLATLQGEQFYLYDAHLDSRCGTPGQLLAVHDDAVLVATGDHSLWIGALRRKPAAGEETFKRPARHVLAGRLDQVPTLDWSISTHRQCQEAYQPICYREVGDVGELTFDFYNGAMSTEQCRRLVSALRWARAQDTKVLVFRGGPGSFSNGVHLNVIQAAAVPGLEAWANIRAINDVCRELLSARQLVISGLTGSAGAGGVMLALAADVVLARDGIVLNPHYKTMGLYGSEYWTYSLPRAVGSDLALQLTQQCLPLSTTQALAMGMLQGIGPRCPQAFGEWLMGEAQRLVDEPHRARENKQAPDLDAMEYCRDLELAQMQQDMVQDRNGFAGKCRNFVLKRKVCGTPERLIASWARPTRTKPGVLSC
- a CDS encoding GlxA family transcriptional regulator; this encodes MSESPPAGHRQFSRSLKTLNLAYLNESGQGAVTPAPRRIAFVLLDNFSMMAFTGALDGLVTANLLGHAPLYEVKTFGIDQLQIACDLGICIAADDYIDALRPDGADLLIVCGGLRSPLQPAGKKLVEKLRQCARASMQLGSLWNGCFQLAHAGLLDGRSCTVHPENRAGLMEICPTVRLLPQPYVVDEGLISCAGANSALGLILNVIRAQQGDELVRGIEAILSCDRSEQTDNMPLARVSRDPRLPVALQSLLDLMENNIEDPLELDQLAAYVNLSRRQVDRLFQQFMQSSPKRYYLELRLTRGRQLLLQTNESVINIATACGFVSSAHFSRCFRDFFGHTASEARARHR
- a CDS encoding N-acetylmuramoyl-L-alanine amidase-like domain-containing protein produces the protein MNKLLPILSGLAIGLMLSGFPQVSLAATLKLDDYTRDRINQIESRLIQERHDDPGQRIDEISASFLGTPYVPHMLVGSATSAEKLVIDFRGLDCFTYLDYVEALRKSDSLPRFIANVINTRYEHGDVSYLSRRHFFTDWAHATPLNARDITRETSPDATTVTKLLKTPAAGNSSAEVTRAISYIPSRFVDDTVIARLHTGDYIGIYTPTEGLDVTHTGIFIMTDKGPVLRNASAQSSHYQVIDSPFLAYVKKTPGIVVLRAL
- a CDS encoding DUF4160 domain-containing protein, with the protein product MVTTARFDDVRVVIYSNDHRPCHVHVMNWEHEAVFHLRCPEGPAQLRSNDGFSSRRLKLLCALLNEDLAYQCQQWKEIHGDFY
- a CDS encoding DUF2442 domain-containing protein, whose translation is MTFTELEFKQANAPQPKVPRAQEAHYDPASDCVVIRLDSGVSLSFPPRLAQGLADAKPAQLAQIDISPSGQGLHFPALDVDLHLPALIHGVLGSASWMAGQLGKKGGSRSTEAKSRAARENGKLGGRPRKRPAL
- a CDS encoding GntR family transcriptional regulator gives rise to the protein MTLTKFNLPDLGNAPSTSEIITRYLRDAIIAGSFAEDEPIRQDEIARQFNVSKIPVREALKRLEAEGLVMFQRNRGAMVTRLSELELAQMFEVRMLLEDKVLRLAIPNMTESTFAKAERICQEFVGENDVGRWAELNWELHACLYEPAQRPFLVGLIRSVNDKLERYLRMQMSLSAGKERADHEHRDIIDACRSRDVERAVKLLDEHIAGVCATLLEHLPRSH
- a CDS encoding 4-hydroxyproline epimerase encodes the protein MKRISVIDSHTGGEPTRLVTAGFPELGHGSMAERRQRLAEQYDAWRAACVLEPRGSDVLVGALLCEPVDPQACAGVIFFNNTGYLGMCGHGTIGLVASLAHLGRIGPGTHAIETPVGTVHATLHEDRSVSVRNVPSYRYRRAVALEVQGVGEVVGDIAWGGNWFFLIAEHGLDVASDNLDALTAYSFAVQQALEQQGIRGEDGGLVDHIELFADDARADSRNFVLCPGKAYDRSPCGTGTSAKLACLAADGKLQPGQIWRQASVIGSEFEGSYETEDQRIVPTIRGRAYISAEATLILEQDDPFAWGIRL